The following are encoded together in the Triticum dicoccoides isolate Atlit2015 ecotype Zavitan chromosome 6B, WEW_v2.0, whole genome shotgun sequence genome:
- the LOC119321239 gene encoding uncharacterized protein LOC119321239, protein MAGTYRAREKAARGAVDLACRLPRAYKLPRSSRAQHTATRPPLATSPLRSFSRHHRATMPPRRRGASGYRGVRERPNGWYSAEIRSDDVRLGLGTFRSAHEAARVYDAAAWCLHRPQSQMNFRDVFTREQAQCVAPPPRLITDMDRADHARRQRRLLVAEEDERAMAEWRRRHPEDVADEHAYWAERTARRRVERADRRQRKALANEQCDIVSAGGRSFFTADDDRWDDIWISTSDDTDEDDGDAMQKMFKNERARLYSAAAGAARARLLERTLPAAPNQTMNACQIRF, encoded by the exons ATGGCGGGAACTTACCGCGCGCGGGAGAAAGCGGCACGCGGCGCGGTAGATTTGGCGTGCCGCTTACCGCGCGCCTATAAATTGCCGCGCTCGTCACGCGCACAGCACACAGCCACGCGCCCTCCCCTCGCAACCTCGCCGCTTCGCAGCTTTTcgcgccaccaccgcgccaccatgccgccgcgccgccggggtGCTTCGGGCTATCGCGGCGTCCGCGAGCGCCCCAACGGCTGGTACTCCGCCGAGATACGGTCCGAcgacgtccggctcggcctcgggaCATTCCGGAGCGCGCATGAGGCGGCTCGcgtgtacgacgcggcggcgtggtgtTTGCACAGGCCCCAGTCGCAGATGAACTTCCGGGACGTCTTCACGCGCGAGCAGGCGCAGTGcgtcgcccctccgccgcgtctcatcaccgacatggaccgtgccgaccacgctcggcggcagcgccgcctcctcgtcgccgaggaggacgagcgagccatggcggagtggcgccgtcgccacccggaggacgtcgccgacgagcatgcctactgggcggagaggacggcaaggcgccgcgTGGAGCGGGCTGACCGGCGTCAGCGGAAGGCATTGGCGAACGAGCAGTGCGACATAGTTTCAGCAGGTGGGAGGTCGTTCTTCACCGCGGACGACGATCGTTGGGACGACATATGGATCTCAACCTCGGACGACACCGACGAGGATGATGGTGATG CTATGCAAAAAATGTTTAAGAATGAGCGCGCGCGGCTTtacagcgcggctgctggagctgcACGCGCGCGGCTGCTGGAGCGAACGCTGCCCGCCGCGCCAAACCAGACGATGAACGCGTGCCAAATCAGGTTTTAG
- the LOC119320305 gene encoding uncharacterized protein LOC119320305, with amino-acid sequence MASPHHIAMELVGPKPGGSSSAVAVHHMFVVFVDGVETDIHEGTLHGSPGKVTVTSPGNLSADGLRSVVVRGGGGGAVVFTLCGDAAAEGVGSASFVQCGATRVDGAREVSVSRCRSLDAEQAGKVTVERCREARLRGGGLLRVTRCRRADVESFGEVRLARCKGVRADWCGSLEVQMCRAVDASRCGAVSGDRCRRVNVAGCGSVAVTHAVVKTVEEEQLQSQQTASPQSSGSE; translated from the coding sequence ATGGCAAGCCCACACCACATCGCGATGGAGCTCGTCGGTCCCAAGCCCGGCGGATCCTCCTCCGCGGTCGCCGTCCACCACATGTTCGTCGTCTTCGTCGACGGCGTCGAGACGGACATCCACGAGGGCACGCTCCACGGCAGTCCCGGCAAGGTCACCGTCACCAGCCCCGGGAACCTCTCCGCCGACGGCCTCCGGAGCGTCGTCGTGCGCGGCGGGGGAGGGGGCGCCGTCGTGTTCACCCTGTGCGGCGACGCGGCCGCCGAGGGCGTGGGGTCCGCGTCCTTCGTCCAGTGCGGCGCGACGCGCGTCGACGGCGCGCGGGAGGTGTCGGTCTCGCGGTGCCGGTCCCTGGACGCGGAGCAGGCCGGCAAGGTGACGGTCGAGAGGTGCCGGGAGGCGCGGCTCCGAGGCGGCGGCCTCCTCCGCGTGACCCGCTGCAGGCGGGCGGACGTCGAGAGCTTCGGCGAGGTCCGCCTGGCGCGCTGCAAGGGGGTGCGCGCCGACTGGTGCGGCAGCTTGGAGGTCCAGATGTGCAGGGCCGTCGACGCCAGCCGGTGCGGCGCCGTGAGCGGCGACCGGTGCCGCCGCGTGAACGTCGCCGGCTGCGGCAGCGTCGCCGTGACCCACGCCGTGGTTAAGACGGTGGAGGAAGAGCAGCTGCAGTCGCAGCAAACCGCGTCTCCGCAGTCCAGTGGAAGTGAGTAA